One Antiquaquibacter oligotrophicus genomic region harbors:
- a CDS encoding prenyltransferase: protein MLRALFISSRPLSWVNTAFPFAAAYFLATGRIDVTLIVGTIFFLIPYNLAMYGINDVFDYESDLRNPRKGGVEGALLDPRMHRPTIIAAVVSSVPFVVYLVIVGSPLSWLVLAISLFAVVAYSAKGLRFKERPFLDSVTSSTHFVSPAVYALVLAGAVFTPQLWAVLVAYFLWGMASHAFGAVQDILADREAGISSIATVIGGRATVRFAIVAYALGGVLLLFSEWPGPLAGVLVVPYILMCAPFWNVTDAAAETANRGWRRFLLLNFVTGFLVTMLLIWWALLP, encoded by the coding sequence GTGCTTAGGGCTCTTTTCATCTCGTCGCGTCCGCTGAGCTGGGTCAACACGGCGTTCCCCTTCGCGGCCGCCTATTTTCTGGCGACGGGCCGAATCGATGTGACGTTGATCGTCGGCACGATCTTTTTCCTGATTCCCTACAACCTCGCGATGTACGGAATCAACGACGTCTTCGACTACGAGTCAGATCTGCGCAACCCGCGCAAGGGGGGAGTGGAGGGCGCACTCCTTGACCCGCGGATGCATCGGCCAACGATCATCGCCGCGGTGGTGTCATCCGTTCCCTTCGTGGTCTACCTCGTCATCGTGGGCTCGCCGCTGTCCTGGCTGGTCCTCGCCATCAGCCTCTTCGCGGTCGTCGCGTATTCGGCAAAGGGGCTGCGCTTCAAGGAGCGCCCGTTCCTCGATTCGGTAACCTCGAGCACCCACTTCGTTTCGCCGGCGGTATACGCGCTCGTGCTCGCGGGTGCCGTGTTCACGCCGCAATTGTGGGCCGTGCTCGTCGCCTACTTCTTGTGGGGCATGGCATCCCACGCGTTTGGCGCCGTGCAGGACATCCTCGCCGACCGCGAAGCGGGCATCTCCTCGATCGCGACCGTGATCGGCGGTCGCGCGACGGTGCGCTTCGCGATCGTCGCCTACGCGCTCGGCGGGGTGCTCCTGCTGTTCTCGGAATGGCCCGGCCCGCTCGCTGGTGTTCTCGTCGTGCCGTACATCCTCATGTGCGCGCCATTCTGGAACGTGACGGATGCCGCTGCCGAGACCGCCAATCGCGGGTGGCGGCGATTCCTGCTGCTGAACTTCGTCACCGGGTTCCTCGTGACGATGCTGCTCATCTGGTGGGCGCTGCTCCCCTAG
- a CDS encoding MarR family winged helix-turn-helix transcriptional regulator has protein sequence MTDSKPIGFWLKLVDRMIDEQFASTLEEHGVTRRQWQLMNVLALEPSTVEQLDAAVAPFLVSSASGGHETSAEHLTELIDSGWVDATPDGYELTGRGRIAFEKLEALVAAQRTLATEGVTPAEYEQTVSVLERIARNLGWRD, from the coding sequence ATGACCGACTCGAAACCGATCGGATTCTGGCTGAAGCTCGTCGATCGCATGATCGACGAGCAGTTCGCCTCGACACTCGAGGAACACGGCGTGACCCGGCGCCAGTGGCAACTGATGAACGTGCTCGCTCTCGAGCCGTCCACGGTTGAGCAACTGGATGCTGCGGTCGCGCCGTTTCTCGTTTCCAGCGCGAGCGGCGGGCACGAGACATCCGCCGAACACCTCACGGAGCTCATTGACAGCGGGTGGGTGGACGCGACGCCCGACGGCTACGAGCTCACCGGGCGAGGTCGCATTGCCTTTGAGAAACTCGAGGCGCTTGTCGCCGCGCAACGCACACTCGCGACCGAAGGGGTCACTCCCGCCGAGTACGAGCAGACGGTCTCCGTGCTCGAGCGCATCGCCCGCAACCTCGGCTGGCGCGACTAG
- a CDS encoding lycopene cyclase domain-containing protein, producing MTYWLLNAVFLAPVVVVLVLAARRVRWAAIGLTAAVLLVMTAVFDNIMIGVGLVDYDPRYISGAFIGIAPLEDFAYAIAAILGLPSLWHLLARGSPRAGEEKARA from the coding sequence GTGACGTACTGGCTCCTCAACGCGGTGTTCCTTGCCCCGGTCGTCGTTGTGCTCGTGCTGGCCGCGCGCCGGGTGCGCTGGGCGGCGATCGGTCTCACCGCCGCCGTGCTCCTGGTGATGACGGCGGTCTTCGACAACATCATGATCGGCGTGGGCTTGGTCGATTACGACCCCCGCTACATCAGCGGCGCGTTTATCGGTATCGCCCCGCTCGAGGACTTCGCGTACGCGATTGCGGCGATCCTCGGTCTTCCGTCGCTGTGGCATCTGCTCGCGCGTGGGTCACCAAGGGCCGGCGAGGAGAAGGCGCGTGCTTAG
- the crtI gene encoding phytoene desaturase family protein encodes MKKDAGPRRIVVIGGGIAGLASAALLAREGHTVTLLEGRPEVGGRAGSWEHDGFRFDTGPSWYLMPEVFDHFYRLLNTTAEEQLELVTLDPGYRVYFEGIDEPLDVSTEVDDNVALFESIEKGAGARLTRYLESARETYELAKKRFLYTTFADLRPLMREDVVSRTGRFLRLLTQPLSSFVGSKFKDRRLRQLLGYPAVFLGSSPYLTPSMYHLMSHLDLQDGVLYPMGGFTRVIESIADLAEGEGVEIVTSASVTSIRVEGGRATGVEYTDAAGKTHTLDADLVVSAADLHHTETQLLAPEHRTYPQEYWDARTAGPGALLLYLGVEGSLPELEHHTLLFTREWEKGFEAIFGDSPSVPQPASLYICKPSGVDPDVAPDGFENVFVLVPVPADPAIGVGGVDREGDPDLEAMADRVVEQIAEWTGIPNLADRITVRRTAGPGNFEQELNAWKGTALGPAHTLKQSAFFRAGNVSKKVRGLYYAGGSTIPGIGLPMCLISAEILVKRLRGDTSTEPLPEPLEPTVKP; translated from the coding sequence ATGAAGAAGGATGCCGGCCCCCGCCGTATCGTCGTGATCGGAGGCGGAATCGCGGGCCTCGCCAGCGCGGCGCTGCTCGCGCGGGAGGGCCACACCGTCACGCTCCTCGAGGGGCGACCAGAGGTGGGCGGGCGCGCCGGCAGCTGGGAGCACGACGGCTTCCGCTTCGACACGGGGCCGTCGTGGTATCTCATGCCTGAGGTCTTCGACCACTTCTACCGCCTGCTCAACACGACCGCCGAGGAGCAGCTCGAGCTGGTAACCCTCGACCCCGGTTACCGCGTCTACTTCGAGGGGATCGACGAACCGCTCGACGTTTCGACCGAGGTCGACGACAACGTTGCACTCTTCGAGAGCATCGAGAAGGGTGCCGGAGCGCGACTGACCCGATACCTCGAGTCGGCGCGCGAGACGTACGAGCTGGCTAAAAAGCGCTTCCTGTACACGACCTTCGCCGACCTGCGTCCGCTCATGCGCGAAGACGTGGTTTCGCGCACCGGCCGATTCCTGCGACTGCTCACTCAGCCGCTGTCGTCGTTCGTCGGCTCCAAGTTCAAGGACCGCAGGCTTCGTCAGCTCCTCGGCTACCCTGCCGTGTTCCTCGGTTCGTCGCCGTACCTCACCCCGAGCATGTACCACCTCATGAGTCACCTCGACCTGCAGGACGGCGTGCTCTATCCCATGGGCGGCTTCACGCGGGTGATCGAGAGCATCGCCGACCTCGCCGAGGGGGAGGGGGTCGAGATCGTCACGAGCGCGTCCGTCACGAGCATCCGGGTCGAGGGCGGTCGTGCGACCGGTGTCGAGTACACGGATGCCGCGGGCAAGACTCACACGCTGGATGCCGATCTCGTGGTTTCTGCGGCGGACCTCCACCACACCGAAACCCAGCTCCTCGCCCCCGAACATCGCACCTACCCCCAGGAGTACTGGGATGCCCGCACCGCGGGCCCCGGCGCGCTCCTCCTCTACCTCGGTGTCGAGGGTTCCCTGCCCGAGCTCGAGCACCACACCCTCCTCTTCACTCGCGAGTGGGAGAAGGGTTTCGAGGCGATCTTCGGTGACAGCCCGAGCGTGCCGCAGCCGGCGTCGCTGTACATCTGCAAGCCGAGCGGCGTCGACCCGGATGTCGCGCCCGACGGTTTCGAGAACGTGTTCGTGCTGGTGCCCGTGCCGGCGGACCCCGCGATCGGCGTCGGCGGCGTGGACCGCGAGGGTGACCCCGACCTCGAGGCGATGGCCGATCGGGTGGTCGAGCAGATCGCGGAGTGGACGGGCATCCCGAATCTCGCTGACCGCATCACGGTGCGCCGAACGGCGGGCCCCGGCAACTTCGAGCAGGAGCTCAACGCGTGGAAGGGCACGGCGCTCGGGCCGGCTCACACGCTCAAGCAGAGCGCGTTCTTCCGCGCGGGGAACGTGTCGAAGAAGGTGCGCGGCCTCTACTACGCGGGCGGTTCCACGATCCCGGGTATCGGTCTTCCGATGTGCCTCATCAGTGCGGAGATCCTCGTGAAGCGCCTGCGCGGCGACACGTCGACGGAGCCGCTGCCCGAGCCGCTCGAGCCGACGGTGAAACCCTGA
- a CDS encoding MarR family winged helix-turn-helix transcriptional regulator produces MHAGARIRLLEALAGAEARWGISEIADAIGVDQPRASRLVADAASRGLVTRDVDPKDARKSVVAITDAGRELLTQVHAGRRSAVEQALADFTAEDAATLAALLSRFAAAWPR; encoded by the coding sequence ATGCACGCGGGAGCGCGCATCCGTCTCCTCGAGGCGCTCGCCGGGGCGGAGGCCAGATGGGGGATCTCCGAGATCGCGGACGCCATCGGGGTGGATCAGCCCCGGGCATCCCGGCTCGTCGCCGATGCCGCGAGCCGCGGGTTAGTCACGCGGGACGTTGACCCGAAGGACGCGCGAAAAAGCGTCGTGGCGATCACGGATGCCGGCCGCGAGCTCCTCACGCAGGTGCACGCCGGTCGGCGCTCTGCCGTCGAACAGGCTCTCGCCGACTTCACCGCCGAGGATGCCGCGACCCTCGCCGCGCTCCTGAGCCGCTTCGCCGCCGCCTGGCCCCGCTGA
- a CDS encoding lycopene cyclase domain-containing protein, with product MGILYLVALGIALTGMVMLDRRFRLFFWADGRRAAIVLVVGVLFFLAWDLAGVGLGVFFRGETSFMTGLQVAPEVPLEEVFFLTLLCYLTMNVYRAVELRAKDISGRRDASAEARPGPGSDGSSP from the coding sequence ATGGGCATCCTCTATCTCGTCGCTCTCGGCATCGCCCTGACGGGGATGGTGATGCTCGACCGGCGATTCCGTTTGTTCTTCTGGGCCGACGGCCGTCGTGCCGCGATCGTGCTCGTCGTTGGGGTGCTGTTCTTCCTCGCGTGGGATCTGGCGGGTGTCGGGCTCGGCGTCTTCTTCCGCGGCGAGACGTCGTTCATGACGGGATTGCAGGTGGCACCCGAGGTACCGCTCGAGGAGGTCTTTTTCCTCACCCTCCTGTGTTACCTCACCATGAACGTGTACCGCGCGGTGGAGCTCAGAGCGAAGGACATTTCTGGCCGCCGCGACGCCAGCGCCGAGGCTCGTCCCGGGCCGGGTTCCGACGGGAGCTCGCCGTGA